A stretch of DNA from Strigops habroptila isolate Jane chromosome 1, bStrHab1.2.pri, whole genome shotgun sequence:
GGGCTGACAGtgtaggaggaggaggagcccACGGAGGATGAGCGCGAGCGGAAGCCACTCATGTTGCCTGAGAGCATGTCCGCGAACTCGGTGATAGAGAGCGTGCCTGCACGGTACTGGTCCAGTGCTGACTGGTCAATCAGGCCCTTGCCGATGGCGTCGTCGATGTCATACTGGCGCCCTGAGCGCCGGTCGATGATCATGGACTTCACCACGCCATcggaggaggaggtggtgatCTCCTCCCACTCACACTCCTGCTCCGACAGTTCCAGGTAGGTCTGGTGGTCGATGAGGCCCTTGCGATAGGCCTCATACACGGACATCTCCTTGCCTGTCTCTGGGTCAACGATGACCACCCTGCGCTTGCGGACGGAGGACTTGGAGGACGTCTTCCTCTCCCGCTTCTTCTCCTTCaggggcaggaggcagaggcCGGTTTCCGGGTCAGTGATGCACCGCTCCATGAGCTGCAGGTAGGTGAGGTTCTCCTCTGTGTTGGGGTCGAAGAAGCCCTTGGTGTCATCGCTGGGGTCCAGCAGGATCTCATTCATCTCCTCGTCGAAGAGGCCCCTCTTGTAGGCGATCTCCACAGGCAGGCGGTGGCTCTCCTCAGGGTCGATGATGCCGCCGGTGGCGATCTGGGCCTCCAGCAGGCGGATCCCGTGGTCCTTCAGGATCAGCCCCTTCTTCATGGCCTGGAAAAGGGAGATGAGCTTCCCAGAGTAGGGGTCCCGGTAGCCGGTGACGGCcctttcagcagaaagcagcttgtCCTTGAATTCGGGGCCCACAATGCCCATGCGAACGGCCTCCTCCACAGTCAGCTTCAGGCCCTTGATGGGGTCGATGACGTAGCCCGTGGCTGCCTGTGCCTCCAGGAGCTCAAACGCGGTGCCAGGCCGGATGATGCCCTTCTTCATGGCCTGGTACACAGAGAGCCGCTCCTTGGTGGAGTCCACGAAGACGCCGGCAATGCAGCTGGTGCCCTCCAGGAACTTCTTCAGGTTCTTGGAGACCTCCTCGATAGAGGTGAGTCCTTCCTGCAGGCGCTGCGCAGTGGCCTCGTCCATCACCTGCGAGCGGACCAGCTCCTCCACTGTGATCTGCTTGCGCAGGCCACGGAAGGTGAGCTTCCGCGCATCGCagagtggcagcagcagcagcccgcTGCCCTCATCCTGGCGGCACCGCTTCAGCAGCTGTGTGTAGCTCAGCTTCTCCTCCGTGGATGGGTCCACGTAGCTTCGCACCTCACTGGGCTCAGACAGCATGTCGTACGTGTCCTTGTTGATGAAGCCCCGCTGGTAAGCCACCTCCAAGGGCAGGTGGAAGCCCAAGTGTGGGTCGATGATGCCACCAGTGGCGATCTGGGCGTCCAGGAGCTTGAGGGCCTCTTCGCTGGGAATGAGGTCCTTCTTCATGGCCTGGAAGATGGAGATCTTCTGCTCGCTGTAGGGGTCTCTGTACCCAGTCACGGCCCTCTCGGCGGACAGGAGCCGGTCGTGGATCTCAGGCCCCACTACACCTTTCCTGACGGCCTCATCAACGGTCAGCATCTCGTTCTTCATGGGGTCGATCATGAAGCCGGTGGCAGCCTGGGCCTCCAGGAGGGAACGGGCCACTTCCGAGCTGATCAGCCCCTTCTTCAGTGCCTGGTAGATGCTGAGCTTCTGCTTGGAGGAGGGGATGTAGATACCAGCCACACAGCCCGACCCATAGAGGTACTTCCAGATGGTCTCCACCTCCAGGAGCTCCCGGAAGGTCTTGgagccctgcttgagcaggttGTAGATGTCTTGGGAAATGATCTTGGCCTCGTAGAGTTCCTCAGCCGTGATGCGGCGCCGGACGTAGTCATAGGACGTGAGATTCTGCTGCCGGATGATCTCAGTCTTCTCGATGATCTcaatgatgatgatgatcatGCGCTCCTTGGACACACGGCCTGACTTGAACTCCTCCATGAGCTGCTTCCGCTGCTCCTCGGGCAGCAGGTCTGAGTGCATGATCTCCCACAGCGACATGGAGGAGCCCGCCCTGCTGCCCACCGGGATGTCCACCTGCGTCTCCTCAAACACCTTCCGCGTCTCTGCCTCGGTGTAGACCTGTGTGGTCTCTACCACTGTCGGCTTCTCAGGCTCCCGCAGTGGCAGCAGGTACAGGCCAGTCTCAGGATCCTCAATGCACCTCTCCTTCAGCTGTGTGTAGGTGAGGTTCTCCTGCGTGTTGGGGTCGAAGAAGCCCCTGGTGTCATCAGTGGGGTGGGAGAGGGTTCGGTTCATCTCCTCATCGAAGTACCCACGCTTGTAGGCCACCTCCAGGGGCAGGCGGTGGCTGTGCACGGGGTCAATGATGCCGCCGGTGGCGATCTGGGCCTCGAGCAGGCGGATGCCGTGCTCCTTGACAATGAGCCCCTTCTGCATGGCCTGGAAGAGGGAGATGGTATTGCCCGAGTAGGGGTCCTTGTAGCCGGTGACGGCCTTCTCGGCAGACAGCAGCTTCTCGTGCAGCTCGGGCCCCACCACACCAGCCTTGACAGCCTCATTGACATAGAGCTTACGGTTCTTCACAGCGTCAATCAGGAACCCGGTGGCTGCCTGGGCCTCCAGGAGgaccacagcagtgctgggctgcagcaggttCCGCTTCATGGCCTCGTAGATGTTGAGTTTCTCCTTGGTTGCCTCCACATAGACACCGGCAATGCAGTCGCTGCCATACAGGAATCTCCGCACTGCCTCTGTATCGGAGAAGTCCTTCACTGACTTCTTGCCTTCCTTCAGCTGCTCATACTGAGCTTTGGTGATGATGCGGGACTCCACCAGCTCGCTGGCCGGAACAGGAGCCCGGAGCCCACTGAACGTcagcttctcctgcttcttGGTCTCTGCCTCCTCGATGATAGTGATGACAATCTTGATGATCTTCTCGATGGTCACCTTGCCGGTCTTGTACTGCCGGAGGAGCTCCCGCCTGTGCTCCTCCGTGAAGTACTCAGAGTGGATCAGCTCCCAGATGGTCATGGTCTGGCCCTTCATGCTGCCCACTGGGACCTCCACAGTCGTCTTGTCGAAGCACTCCTTTGCCTGGCTGTCAGTGTAGACCTCCTCCTGCTGCGCCTGGATGGCTTGGTCAGACAGAGGCAGCAGGCAGAAGCCGGTCTGCTTGTCACGGCGGCAGGTCTTCTGCAGCTGGGCGTAGGTGAGGTGTTCCTGGGTGTTGGGGCAGTAAAAAGCCTTGGCGTCATCACGGAACTCGGCCATCGCCTCGTTCATCTCCGGGTCGAAGTAGCCACGTTTGTAGGCAACGTCAAGTGGGAGCCGGTGGCTGTGGATGGGGTCGATGATGCCGCCAGTGGTGAGCTGGACATCCAGCAGACGCACCCCAGTGTCGCTGGGGATGAGGCCCTTCTTCAGCGCCTGGAACAGGGAAACCGTCTGCCCTGTGTAGGGGTCCTTGTAGCCAGTCACTGCCttctctgctgacagcagcttCTCGTGCAGCTCTGGACCCACCACCTCAGCCTTCACAGCCTCATCCACAGAGAAGAGTGTGTTCCTCACGGGGTCGATGATGTAGCCGGTGGCAGCCTGGGCCTCCAGCAGAGACAGGGCGACCTCTGGCTTCAGCAGGTTCCTCTTCAGGGCGTCGTAGAAGGTGAACTTCTGGCCAGTCGACTCCACCAGGATGCCAGCAATGGCGTCGGTGCCCTTCAGGTACTGCCGCACGGACTCCATCTCCGCCACGTCCTTCACCGACTTCttgccctggtgcagctggtTGTAGAGGTCTTTGTTGATGATTttgctctccagcagctccgcAGCGGGCACGGGGGCCCGCAGGCCCTCAAAGCACATCTGGCTCTTTTTCTCGCTTTCCTCCACAACCGTGATGATGATCTTGATAATCTTCTCCACTGTGATCTTGCCGGTCCGGTACTGCTGGATCAGGTCCCGCCTTTGGTCCTCGGTGAAGTATTCAGAGTTGATGATCTCCCAGATGGTCACTGTCTTCCCCTGGAACTTGCCAAACGGCGCCGTCACCGTGGCCTTCTTGAAGACGTCTTTGGCTTCTTTGTCGGTGTAGACCAGCTCCCTGGCTTTGGCTGCCTGGTCGGTGAGGGGCAGGAGGCTCAGCCCCGTGTCTGGGTCAGTCACACACCGCTCCAGGAGCTGTATGTAGGTGAGGTTCTCCTGTGTGTTGGGGTCGAAGAAGCCCTTGGTGTCATCGGTGGGGTCGGAGAGGGTTCGGTTCATCTCCTCGTCAAAGTACCCACGCTTGTAGGCAGCTTCCACGGGCAGACGGTGGCTGTGCACGGGGTCGATGATGCCGCCGGTGGCGATCTGGGCCTCAAGCAGGCGGATGCCGTGCTCCTTGACGATGAGCCCCTTTTGCATGGCCTGGAAGAGGGAGATGCGGTCGCCGGTGTAGGGGTCCTTGTAGCCGGTGACCGCCCGCTCCGCTGCCAGCATCTTGTTGTGCAGCTCAGGCCCGATGACACCCTCACGCACAGCCTCACTCACAGAGAGCCGTGCATTCCGCACTGGGTCGATGATGAAGCCGGAGGCAGCCtgagcctccagcagcaccagcgcTGTGCCCGGgctcagcagcttctgcttcatGGCCTCGTAGATGCTCATCTTCTCGTTGGTGGGTTTGATCAACAACCCGGCCACGCTGCTCTGGCCCTGCAGGTACCTCCTGACCTCGTTCCTCTGTGCGAGCTCACCAACGCTCACAGTGCCCTTCAccagctgctccaggctctCCTGGCTCAGGACACCAGCATCCACCAGCTTGCCTGCGGGCACCTTCTGCCGGATGCCATCGAAGGCAAACTCAGGCTCACCATTGTGCGCGAGGCCATCCAATGCGTCCCTGTCATTGGGCATGGCTTGGACATGCGGCTGCACCGCAGCCACCATGGCCTCCCTGGGCAGGTCGTCTGTCTGGATCATGATCTCACGGGTCTGCGCCAGTGCCGCCTTGTACTCCTCCTGCAtctgctccagcctctccctCAGCTTCTGGTTCTCCTCTTCCAGaagcttctcctgctgctgccgctgctgctccagctgctgcagctcctcctgcttgTGCCGGAcgttctcctctgcttccttctgatGCCTCTTGGCCTCATCCAGCATGGCTTtcaactgctgcttctcctgctccatCTCCTTTTGCTGCCGCTCCTGCTCCGCCTTCAGGTTCTGGGCTTTGTCCACCTCATCTTTAAAGAGCTTCTCCAGCTTCGATTTCTCCTCCTCGATGAacttctccttctgcagcagcgCATCCTTCTCCGTCAgaaagctctgctgcaggagctgcgtCTCCTGCCGGAGCTGCGCCTGCTGGGCCACCTGCATCTGGGGTGGGAGAGAGGACAGCACGGTCAAACGGTGCCATGCAGCGCCaggggggatggggagggagacATGCACCATGGCGGCACGGGGTAGGGCTGCAGTGTCACTCAGCCACATGGGCTCCAGTGCAGGGGTTAGGAGTGAATGGGAGCAGAGCAAGGTTAGGGAGCTGCAGCAAACAACACGGGGTGGGACAAGCAGGGATGAGACACAAGggttcagctctgggaccccaacacaagagggacacaGAACTATTggaacgagtccagaggaggaggccacggagatgctacaagggctggagcagctctgctctggagccaggctgagagagctgggctggggcagcctggagaagagaaagctccttaaggggagaccttagagcagctccagtgcctaaaggggctccaggaaacctggagaggggctttggacaagggatgcagggatgggatgaggaggaacgGCTCCaactggaagaaggaagagttgggatcttgggaagaagttcttcaccaTGAGAGTGGTGGGACACTCTGAAAggttgaagggagaagctgtggctgccccatccctggcagtgttcaaggccaagttggacacaggggcttggagcaacctgctctagtggaagacgtccctgcccgtggcagagggctggaactggaggagctttaaggtcccttccaaccattcCATGACTTTGGATACTGCTGTGTCAGGTACCAAGGTGGGAGCTGGGCATAGAGAGGATCAAGGGAGGACAGGCCACCAGAAAAGTGCTAGGGTCACCCCACcgcagcaggagctgcagcagcaggagagggcaGAGGGCAACGGGAGGTCTTGCCCTGACACCCAGGGCGGGGTTTGCATTGCTGCACCAATGGTGGTTCCACACATGCCCCTGACCCACAGCGTGGGGGTCCTGTCCCCCAGCAGCCCAGAGGCTGGGGGATGGACACGGGCTGGAGGCTCGGGCAGTGCAGCAGCTCCGTGCCTGTGCCCATGCCGCAGGGGCTGCAGCGACGGTGGCCGGGACCCGGTGCCGcgtggctggggaaggggaagaggtcCCTGCATGCCACCACCGCTAAGGGGACCCGGTCACCCAGTACCTCCTCCgccttctgctgcagcaatgCCGCCTCctgcttcagcttctccttctcccactCCAGGTCGGCGATGGCCTGGCGCAGCTTCTCTGCGTCCTGGTCACTCTGGTGCCGCTGGATCTCCAGGGTGTGCACCAGCGTCATCTTCTCCTGCGTGGCCAGCTCGGTCTGGTGCAGCCGCTCACTGATCTCCTCCGCCTGCTTCTTGAACCTCTTGGCCTCCTCCTCGGCCTTGGCCTGGGCCATGCTCATCTCCGTCACATGCAGCTTGAGGCGCTCGGCCTCGGCCGTTATCTCTAGCTGCCGCCGGCGCTCAGCCTCCAGCGTCTTCTGGAAGCCCTCGGTCTCCTCTGCCAGGCGCTGCTGCATCTGCTCCTTGTCCTCCTGCAGCCGCTTGGCATGTTCCTGCGCCAGgtccttctgcttctgcagcatctcagcCTCGGCCTTGAGCCGCGTGGCCTCCTGCACCGCCTGCATCTTCTCCTTCAACATCTTCTCGGCCAGCGCCCGCTGCTGTGCCAGGTCATCCTCGGCAAGCTGCCGCATGCGTGCAGCCTCCTGGGCCTCCACGCTGAGCCGCGCCACCTCCTCAGCCACCTGCTTCATCTTCTCGGCCTCCTCCGCCAGCAGCTTCTGCGTGTTGTCCTTGTCCTTGAGGATCAGCGCCTTGTTCTCCTCCTCAATGCGGCTCTTCAGCCTCgccagctcctccagctgaACCCGCACCCTGAAGAGCTCCTCCTCGACCTGCGCCTTCTGCCGCACGGCGTCGCTCGCCTCCTCCTTCAGCCGCTGCAGCTCCTCATCCAGGATGTTCTTCTGGTGGTCCGTCTCCTCCAGCCGCAGCTTCACCTTGGTGAGCTCCTGCTCCACCTGTGCCTTCTGTCGCAGCGTCTGCTCCGCAAACTTCTTGTGCTTCTCCATCTCGGCGTCGGCCAACTGCTTCTGCCGCAGTGCCGCCTGCTCGGCCtgcgcccgccgcgccgcctccAGCTCCGCCTCCTTGCGCAGCGCCTCGGCTGCCGCCTGTGCCCGCGCCGTggcagctgcctcctcctctgcgCGCTGCTTCAGCCGCTCGGCCTCCTCCACGCGCCGCCGCGACAGCCCCGCGTCCTGCTCGGCCTGGCCCCGCGCCAGCTCAGCCTCCTCGGCCACTCGCCGTGCGCGCTCGGCCTCTTCGCGCAGCCGCTCCACCAgactctgctcctgctgccgcgcctgctgcagctcctgctcctgctgctgcatggcGGCCAGCCGCGCCTTCTCCTCTGCCGCGATGCGCTTCTGTGCTGCCTCCCGCGCCAGCTGCACCTGCCGCTCCGACTCCTTCTCCGCCAGCTCCTTCTGCCGCCGCGCATCCTCCACCATGGCCCGGAGCCGCTCCACCTCCTCCAGTGCCAGGCGCCGCTGCCGCGCCGCATCCTCCTCGGCCGCCAGGATGTCCTGCAGTTTCTCCTCGGCCTCGCGCCGCCGGCCCTCCTCCTGCAGTGCCAGCGCCCGCTGCCGCTCAGCCTCGCGCTCCGCCTGCTCGCGGCTGCGCTGCACCTCCTCGGCCTCGCTGCGGATGCGGCTCAGCTCCCGCTCCAGCTCACTCTTGCCCGCCGAGGCCCGCTCGAAGCTGGCCTTGAGCACACGGATCTCCTCCTCCACCTGCCGCCGCTGCCGCAGCGTGTCCTCCACCAGCCCCTTCTGCCGCTCCAGCTCGCTCTCGGAGCTGCGCTTCAGCTGTGCGATCTTCTCCTCGATGtcctgcttgtgctgggccgcctgctcctccagcagccgCCGCTGGTATGCCTCGTCCTCCGCCAGCCGCCGCAGCCGCTCGttctctgcctccttctccttcagcgCAATCTCCGCCTCCGCCTTCAGCCGCGATGCCTCGTTGATGGCCGTCAGCTTCTCCTTCAGGATGCGCTCGGCCTCAGCGCGCTGCCGCCCGGCCTCGTCCTCTGCCAGCTGCCGCTGCCGCTTGGCCTCCTCAGAGAGGGCGCGCAGCCGCGCTGCCTCCTCCGCCAGCTCCCGCAGCTTGCTGGCCTCAGCCTCCAGCCGCTGCTTCGACTTCTCGCTGCTGGAGCGCGACTCCTCCTCCGCCCGGgccttgctctgcagcagcacctccatCTCAGCCCGCAGCTTCGCCAGCTCATCCTCAACCTCCTTCCGCTTCTGGATGGCCTCGCTCACCTCCTCCTTCAGCCGGGactgctcctcctccagcagcagccgTTGCTGCTCCCCGTTGTCCATCTCTGCCTTCAGCCGGATCAGCTCCTGCTCCGCCGCCAGCTTCTGCTGTGCCGTGCCCTCCGCCAGCTCTcgctgcttctccagctcctcctcagcTGCCTCCTTCTGCCGCAGAGCCGCCTGCTCCGCCTTAGCGCGCTTGCGGGCCTCGCGCTCCGCatcctccttctgcttctctgcctcctcctgcgCCAGCGTCTTCTGGTGCGCCACCTCCTCCGCCTGCAGCCGCAGCCGCAGCGCCTCGTTGGCCTTCTGCCGCCAGcgctccagctccttctccgCCTCCTCCCGCGACTGCTCGGCCTcgcgctgctgctgcttcaggcGCTCggcctcctcctgcagctgcgCCACTGCCACGTGCTCGCGCTGCAGCGACAGCTCCAGCTGCGCCGTCTGCTCGGCCAGGGAGCGGCGCCGGCTCTGCAGCTCGGCCTCGGCGCTGCGCTGCGCCGCCTCCTGTGCCACCTGGATCTGACGCTGCTTTTCGGCCTCCGCCTGCCGCAGGCGCCGCTCAGCCTCCTCCGCCTGCAGCCGCAGGCCCTCCAGTGCCGCCACCGCCTCCTGCTTCTCACGCGCCGCATCGCGCTCGGCCCGCACCTTGCGCGCCAGCTCCTCCTCAGCCTCGCGCTTCTTCTGGCTCTCATCCTTCACCTGCCGGCGCAGGCGCTCGGCCTCATCCTGCGCCTGCCGCTTCTGCCGCTCTGCCTCCTCAGCACGCGCCCGCAGCTCGCACAGCTCGGCCTCGGCGCCCAGGCGCTGCCGCTCCGTGCTCTCCAGCTGCCGCCGGATCACCCGGAtctcctcctccaccttctTGCGGCTGGACTCGGCCTCCTCAATTAGCTTCACCTTGGCCTCGATCTGGTGGTCCGAGTTCTGccgcagctgcagcagctcctgctggatgttctgcttctgctgctctgcgTCCACGGCCACGACCTCGCGCCG
This window harbors:
- the PLEC gene encoding plectin isoform X15, which gives rise to MEDTGSLFPSLVAAGHAASLALVWYWRRRRDGTGDSDERDRVQKKTFTKWVNKHLIKHWRAEAQRHVNDLYEDLRDGHNLISLLEVLSGDTLPRERDVVRSLRLPREKGRMRFHKLQNVQIALNYLKHRQVKLVNIRNDDIADGNPKLTLGLIWTIILHFQISDIQVSGQSEDMTAKEKLLLWSQRMVEGYQGLRCENFTASWRDGRLFNAIIHRHKPMLIDMSRVYRQSNLENLEQAFTVAERDLGVTRLLDPEDVDVPQPDEKSIITYVSSLYDAMPRVPEAQDGVKANELQLRWQEYYEVVTLLLQWMRQHTISFEERRVPASYEEIELLWRQFLKFKETELPAKEADKNRSKAIFQAMEGAVQSGQLKVPPGYHPLDVEKEWGALHVAVLEREKLLRAEFERLERLQRVVTKLQMESGLCEEQLNQADALLQAELRLLEAGKGPQKAAEVERDLDKADGMIRLLFTDVQSLKDGRHPQGEQMYRRVYRLHERLVSIRTEYNLRLKSGVPVSVAVAPVAVAAPVAAAPSEAALRYVQELRGWVQDNQRRVAGAGWGMDLPSLESLLSAHRGLHRDIHDFGAKVQRARDDEAQLPPSSRGAYRESLGKLEQEYGELLESSSQRLRHLEALLGFVGAATAELLWLSQREDEEVTFDWSDRGPALPAKQEAYSGLMRELELRERRVQELQSCGEQLLREQHPARDTIESFLAALRTQWSWMLQLCCCVETHLKENGAYFQFFAEVREAERLLRELRDLMGRKLRSDRGLSAARLEDLLQHANELREQLQEVGAQLPALSRRASTIVQLKPRSPGAAVQGRPRLQAVCDYRQLQITVHKQDTCTLLSNAQPHKWKVLSGSGEAEVPSVCFILPPPNPEALDAVRRLEAEHQEILELWHQLHQDLRSLRAWQCLTRDMRQIQAWSQLTFRTLPPEECRQALQSLETHYQEFLRESRDSRSFAPEERQQLQREYEACARHHDRLRRGHEKGEQDESLCQSFLSRLKELSLQLQRCESSTIHCLRLPLDKNPQAECARRITEQQQIHVELEGIRKSLDSVGEEAQEVLAQAEPPGSAPVLRSELEVMLQKMEQVYSLSSIYLEKLKTINLVIHSTQGAEELLKKYEDQLKDVQTVPADLQELEATQAELKRLRAQAEGHQPLFSTLETDLGKAKDVNERMVRGHSERDVDLERFRERVQQLLERWRGVLAQADLRHRDLEQLGRQLRSYRESCAALRHWLQEARRRQEEIQAVPIAGSASVRQQLLQEQELLEECDRNKEKVEECQRHAKQYIDAIKDYELQLVSFKAQVEPMASPAKKPKVQSASDSIIQEYVDLRTQYSELTTLTSQYIKFITDTLRRLEDEEKAAEKLKEEERKRLAEVEAQLEKQRQLAEAHAKAKAQAEAEARELQLRMQEEVARREVVAVDAEQQKQNIQQELLQLRQNSDHQIEAKVKLIEEAESSRKKVEEEIRVIRRQLESTERQRLGAEAELCELRARAEEAERQKRQAQDEAERLRRQVKDESQKKREAEEELARKVRAERDAAREKQEAVAALEGLRLQAEEAERRLRQAEAEKQRQIQVAQEAAQRSAEAELQSRRRSLAEQTAQLELSLQREHVAVAQLQEEAERLKQQQREAEQSREEAEKELERWRQKANEALRLRLQAEEVAHQKTLAQEEAEKQKEDAEREARKRAKAEQAALRQKEAAEEELEKQRELAEGTAQQKLAAEQELIRLKAEMDNGEQQRLLLEEEQSRLKEEVSEAIQKRKEVEDELAKLRAEMEVLLQSKARAEEESRSSSEKSKQRLEAEASKLRELAEEAARLRALSEEAKRQRQLAEDEAGRQRAEAERILKEKLTAINEASRLKAEAEIALKEKEAENERLRRLAEDEAYQRRLLEEQAAQHKQDIEEKIAQLKRSSESELERQKGLVEDTLRQRRQVEEEIRVLKASFERASAGKSELERELSRIRSEAEEVQRSREQAEREAERQRALALQEEGRRREAEEKLQDILAAEEDAARQRRLALEEVERLRAMVEDARRQKELAEKESERQVQLAREAAQKRIAAEEKARLAAMQQQEQELQQARQQEQSLVERLREEAERARRVAEEAELARGQAEQDAGLSRRRVEEAERLKQRAEEEAAATARAQAAAEALRKEAELEAARRAQAEQAALRQKQLADAEMEKHKKFAEQTLRQKAQVEQELTKVKLRLEETDHQKNILDEELQRLKEEASDAVRQKAQVEEELFRVRVQLEELARLKSRIEEENKALILKDKDNTQKLLAEEAEKMKQVAEEVARLSVEAQEAARMRQLAEDDLAQQRALAEKMLKEKMQAVQEATRLKAEAEMLQKQKDLAQEHAKRLQEDKEQMQQRLAEETEGFQKTLEAERRRQLEITAEAERLKLHVTEMSMAQAKAEEEAKRFKKQAEEISERLHQTELATQEKMTLVHTLEIQRHQSDQDAEKLRQAIADLEWEKEKLKQEAALLQQKAEEMQVAQQAQLRQETQLLQQSFLTEKDALLQKEKFIEEEKSKLEKLFKDEVDKAQNLKAEQERQQKEMEQEKQQLKAMLDEAKRHQKEAEENVRHKQEELQQLEQQRQQQEKLLEEENQKLRERLEQMQEEYKAALAQTREIMIQTDDLPREAMVAAVQPHVQAMPNDRDALDGLAHNGEPEFAFDGIRQKVPAGKLVDAGVLSQESLEQLVKGTVSVGELAQRNEVRRYLQGQSSVAGLLIKPTNEKMSIYEAMKQKLLSPGTALVLLEAQAASGFIIDPVRNARLSVSEAVREGVIGPELHNKMLAAERAVTGYKDPYTGDRISLFQAMQKGLIVKEHGIRLLEAQIATGGIIDPVHSHRLPVEAAYKRGYFDEEMNRTLSDPTDDTKGFFDPNTQENLTYIQLLERCVTDPDTGLSLLPLTDQAAKARELVYTDKEAKDVFKKATVTAPFGKFQGKTVTIWEIINSEYFTEDQRRDLIQQYRTGKITVEKIIKIIITVVEESEKKSQMCFEGLRAPVPAAELLESKIINKDLYNQLHQGKKSVKDVAEMESVRQYLKGTDAIAGILVESTGQKFTFYDALKRNLLKPEVALSLLEAQAATGYIIDPVRNTLFSVDEAVKAEVVGPELHEKLLSAEKAVTGYKDPYSGNTISLFQAMQKGLIVKEHGIRLLEAQIATGGIIDPVHSHRLPLEVAYKRGYFDEEMNRTLSHPTDDTRGFFDPNTQENLTYTQLKERCIEDPETGLYLLPLREPEKPTVVETTQVYTEAETRKVFEETQVDIPVGSRAGSSMSLWEIMHSDLLPEEQRKQLMEEFKSGRVSKERMIIIIIEIIEKTEIIRQQNLTSYDYVRRRITAEELYEAKIISQDIYNLLKQGSKTFRELLEVETIWKYLYGSGCVAGIYIPSSKQKLSIYQALKKGLISSEVARSLLEAQAATGFMIDPMKNEMLTVDEAVRKGVVGPEIHDRLLSAERAVTGYRDPYSEQKISIFQAMKKDLIPSEEALKLLDAQIATGGIIDPHLGFHLPLEVAYQRGFINKDTYDMLSEPSEVRSYVDPSTEEKLSYTQLLKRCRQDEGSGLLLLPLCDARKLTFRGLRKQITVEELVRSQVMDEATAQRLQEGLTSIEEVSKNLKKFLEGTSCIAGVFVDSTKERLSVYQAMKKGIIRPGTAFELLEAQAATGYVIDPIKGLKLTVEEAVRMGIVGPEFKDKLLSAERAVTGYRDPYSGKLISLFQAMKKGLILKDHGIRLLEAQIATGGIIDPEESHRLPVEIAYKRGLFDEEMNEILLDPSDDTKGFFDPNTEENLTYLQLMERCITDPETGLCLLPLKEKKRERKTSSKSSVRKRRVVIVDPETGKEMSVYEAYRKGLIDHQTYLELSEQECEWEEITTSSSDGVVKSMIIDRRSGRQYDIDDAIGKGLIDQSALDQYRAGTLSITEFADMLSGNMSGFRSRSSSVGSSSSYTVSPAPVRTQISMWSDPTEETGPVAGILDTDTLEKVSITEAMRRNLVDNITGQRLLEAQACTGGIIDPTTGDKCTVADAVTKGLVDKIMVDRINLAQKAFYGFEDPRTKTKMSAAQALKKGWLYYEAGQRFLEVQYLTGGLIEPDVEGRVALDEALQKGTIDARTAQKLRDVNTYSKYLTCPKTKLKISYKDAMDRSMVEDGTGLRLLEASSQSSKGYYSPYNVSSAGSTSGSRSGSRTGSRSGSRRGSFDATGSGFSMTFSSSSYSSSSFGRRYTMGPVEAAAASALVWSCGWEASAERAGMHQLPLRMA